A DNA window from Gammaproteobacteria bacterium contains the following coding sequences:
- a CDS encoding DUF2066 domain-containing protein, whose protein sequence is MLLQITRRSYLLPLLALALAVSPAAVHAYRLQALYEATVSVSAPERERAAGFAAALEQVLARLTADPDIAYRPGVSPLLRAAEQYVQSYRYLSPDPEQGVGSRFWVRFQEEGLNEALREAGVPSWGEARPLTLVWMAADAGAGRKILGLEDAASAPLQELQRQAERLGLPLLHPLLDLEDQRNLDEAALWAGFGETVRTASLRYPADAVLTVRLERWQQESAWKGRWTLYLEAEEVTWVTRGQQVTEAAAAGVARLADILANRFGHLGQRGGKAKVLDVSVGGIKDFARYLQVLNYLESLHEIERVEMAGVRLDRVTLRLTSRLPEQDVREAILLGGLLAPDAAVGAWGYRLRPPVAP, encoded by the coding sequence ATGTTACTGCAGATTACCCGTCGTTCCTACCTGCTTCCTTTGCTGGCGCTGGCCCTGGCCGTCTCCCCGGCAGCTGTCCACGCATACCGCCTGCAAGCCCTGTACGAGGCGACGGTCTCTGTCTCCGCGCCGGAGAGGGAACGGGCGGCCGGTTTCGCCGCGGCCCTCGAACAGGTGCTGGCGCGGCTCACGGCCGACCCGGATATCGCTTACCGTCCTGGGGTTTCGCCGCTGTTACGCGCGGCAGAGCAATACGTGCAAAGCTATCGCTATTTGTCCCCGGACCCGGAGCAGGGTGTGGGTTCCCGGTTCTGGGTGCGCTTCCAGGAAGAAGGGCTGAACGAGGCATTGCGGGAGGCGGGCGTCCCCAGCTGGGGAGAAGCGCGGCCTCTGACCCTGGTATGGATGGCGGCCGACGCCGGCGCCGGGCGAAAGATTCTGGGCTTGGAGGATGCCGCGTCGGCGCCGTTGCAGGAATTGCAGCGCCAGGCCGAGCGGCTCGGCCTGCCCCTCCTGCACCCCCTCCTGGATCTGGAAGACCAGCGGAATCTGGACGAGGCGGCGCTGTGGGCCGGCTTCGGCGAAACGGTGCGCACTGCCTCTCTGCGCTACCCGGCCGACGCCGTGCTGACCGTTCGGCTGGAGCGCTGGCAACAGGAAAGCGCCTGGAAAGGGCGCTGGACCCTGTACCTGGAGGCGGAAGAAGTGACCTGGGTCACCCGTGGGCAGCAGGTAACGGAAGCGGCCGCCGCAGGGGTTGCCCGCTTGGCGGATATCCTGGCCAATCGCTTCGGTCATCTGGGGCAGCGTGGCGGCAAAGCGAAGGTTCTGGACGTGAGCGTAGGCGGCATAAAGGACTTCGCTCGCTACCTGCAGGTACTGAACTATCTGGAAAGTCTGCACGAAATCGAACGGGTGGAGATGGCGGGGGTACGCCTGGACCGCGTAACTCTGCGCCTGACCAGCCGGTTGCCGGAACAGGACGTGCGCGAGGCGATTCTTCTGGGTGGTCTCCTGGCGCCGGACGCGGCCGTCGGCGCGTGGGGATACCGCTTGCGGCCGCCGGTGGCGCCCTGA
- the wrbA gene encoding NAD(P)H:quinone oxidoreductase gives MVEILVLYYSRSGHTAAMARQVARGVDAVAGCAARIRTVPALNGSADGTSAGENEGEPCPPNANHSDLLACAGLALGSPTRFGNMAAPLKRFLDGTGDLWLSGALSGKPAAVFTSTASLHGGQESTLLSMMLPLLHHGMLLAGLPYGNPELLSTTGGGTPYGASHVAGMNGERPLDREEKRLCFALGRRLAGISQALARWEERDAPE, from the coding sequence ATGGTCGAGATACTGGTCTTGTATTATAGCCGTAGCGGCCACACCGCCGCCATGGCGCGGCAAGTGGCCCGCGGTGTGGACGCAGTGGCGGGTTGCGCCGCCCGCATTCGCACCGTCCCCGCCCTGAACGGCAGTGCCGATGGGACGTCGGCGGGAGAAAACGAGGGCGAACCCTGTCCCCCGAATGCCAACCACAGCGACTTGCTCGCCTGCGCGGGGCTGGCCTTGGGCAGCCCCACGCGTTTCGGGAATATGGCCGCTCCCCTGAAGCGCTTCCTGGACGGTACCGGCGACCTGTGGCTGTCCGGCGCCTTGAGCGGCAAGCCGGCCGCCGTATTTACATCCACTGCCAGTCTGCACGGCGGCCAGGAAAGCACCCTGCTCAGCATGATGTTGCCGTTGCTGCATCACGGCATGCTCCTGGCGGGACTGCCTTACGGCAACCCTGAGTTGCTGAGCACCACCGGCGGAGGGACGCCTTATGGAGCCAGCCATGTTGCCGGCATGAACGGCGAGCGGCCGCTGGACCGGGAGGAGAAAAGATTGTGCTTCGCGTTGGGGCGGCGGTTGGCCGGGATCAGCCAGGCGTTGGCCCGCTGGGAGGAACGGGACGCCCCAGAGTAA
- a CDS encoding bifunctional glycosyltransferase family 2/GtrA family protein — translation MIYPDIVAVIPAYNPEETLIGLVGHLHGYLPVVLVNDGSESPAVFERLPKGQGLTVLVHDANRGKGAALKTAFQYVLERHPGAAGVVTLDSDGQHLPDDALKIARRLHERRTSLIFGVRRFEGGVPLRSWFGNRLTRRLVRVLLGIRLSDTQTGLRGIPRELLPVILKISFDRYELETEMLRTLKNSGLAFEEVPIRTVYLEGNRSSHFRPLLDSMRIYWVLFRHVLAGISAAVVDFGVYLTALAVSGHILSSVCLGRLASLLVNFSLVKIFAFRSRKRAARELLLYLLQVAVMIFVAASLVNLAQSVLGIAPSVSKIPVDLLLYPVNFLVQKFWIFRSSPTLPGGVGAGVRRT, via the coding sequence ATGATTTATCCGGACATCGTCGCGGTCATCCCCGCCTACAACCCGGAAGAAACGCTGATTGGCCTGGTAGGCCATCTCCATGGATATCTGCCGGTGGTTCTCGTCAACGATGGCAGCGAGAGTCCGGCCGTATTCGAACGGCTGCCCAAAGGACAGGGGCTCACCGTGCTCGTTCACGACGCCAACCGGGGTAAGGGTGCGGCCCTGAAAACGGCCTTTCAGTACGTTCTTGAGCGCCATCCTGGCGCCGCCGGCGTAGTTACCCTCGACTCCGACGGACAGCACCTGCCAGACGACGCGCTGAAGATTGCCCGCCGGCTGCATGAAAGGCGCACCTCGCTCATCTTCGGAGTGCGCCGTTTCGAGGGGGGGGTTCCCTTGAGAAGCTGGTTCGGAAACCGTCTTACCAGACGGCTCGTGCGCGTGCTCCTCGGTATCCGTCTCTCGGACACCCAGACAGGGTTGCGCGGCATCCCCAGAGAACTGCTGCCCGTCATCCTCAAGATTTCCTTTGACCGGTACGAACTTGAGACGGAGATGCTGCGGACGCTGAAGAATTCCGGTCTCGCCTTCGAGGAAGTGCCCATCCGCACCGTTTATCTCGAAGGCAACCGGAGCTCCCATTTTCGCCCGCTTTTGGATTCGATGCGCATCTACTGGGTTCTCTTTCGCCATGTTCTGGCGGGCATCTCGGCAGCCGTCGTTGACTTCGGCGTTTACCTCACCGCACTGGCGGTCTCGGGCCATATCCTGTCAAGTGTCTGCCTCGGCCGGCTCGCTTCGCTGCTGGTCAACTTCTCGCTCGTCAAGATCTTCGCCTTCCGCTCCCGCAAGCGGGCGGCGCGCGAACTCCTGCTCTACCTCTTGCAGGTAGCCGTTATGATCTTCGTCGCTGCCAGCCTCGTGAACTTGGCTCAATCCGTCCTCGGCATTGCCCCGTCTGTCTCGAAGATACCCGTGGACCTTCTGCTCTACCCGGTAAATTTTCTGGTCCAAAAGTTCTGGATATTCCGCTCCTCGCCAACCTTGCCGGGCGGTGTCGGGGCAGGCGTCCGCAGGACTTAG
- the hda gene encoding DnaA regulatory inactivator Hda, translated as MYGRQLAFPLFDARRPDLRRFVPGPNAELLQVLRKISVGEGEQALYLWGPPGTGKTHLLQAGCLHAVSRGLQTAYVSFADPGLSWQDLDALSSRRLVALDGLDRIAGEWEWEFRLLALYERLREQGGTLLAAAGCGPRGLSLVLEDLRSRLCWGLVYRLRPLAEEDRVRALRLRAQSHALAVGDEVMRYLLSRAPRDMHSLFALMDGIAETCHARKCRPSIALVKEQLAATTGSDAPPRGDLPDRAVLQATAPKRVTLGRPVPPSGPTPG; from the coding sequence ATGTACGGGCGGCAACTGGCATTTCCTCTGTTCGACGCGAGGCGCCCGGATCTGCGACGCTTCGTGCCGGGTCCCAACGCGGAACTCCTGCAGGTGTTGCGCAAAATCTCCGTGGGAGAAGGGGAACAGGCGCTCTACCTCTGGGGGCCCCCGGGCACGGGTAAGACCCACCTGCTACAGGCTGGCTGTTTGCATGCCGTATCCCGGGGGCTGCAGACGGCCTACGTCTCCTTTGCCGACCCCGGCCTGAGCTGGCAGGATTTGGACGCGTTGTCCTCGCGCCGCCTGGTGGCCCTGGACGGCCTGGACCGGATCGCCGGGGAGTGGGAATGGGAATTCCGCCTGCTGGCCTTGTACGAGCGACTCCGCGAGCAGGGCGGGACGCTACTCGCGGCTGCCGGATGCGGGCCGCGCGGTCTCTCGCTAGTGCTGGAAGATCTGCGCTCCCGCCTGTGCTGGGGTCTGGTTTACCGGTTGCGCCCGCTTGCCGAGGAAGATCGGGTCCGCGCGTTGCGCCTGCGGGCGCAGTCCCACGCCTTGGCGGTAGGCGACGAGGTCATGCGCTACCTGCTCAGCCGCGCCCCCCGCGACATGCACTCCCTGTTTGCCTTGATGGACGGCATCGCCGAGACCTGCCATGCCCGAAAATGCCGCCCCAGCATCGCCCTGGTCAAGGAACAGCTTGCGGCGACAACCGGTAGCGACGCCCCCCCCCGCGGCGACCTCCCGGACCGCGCCGTCCTGCAAGCGACGGCCCCCAAGCGCGTTACTCTGGGGCGTCCCGTTCCTCCCAGCGGGCCAACGCCTGGCTGA